The uncultured Carboxylicivirga sp. genomic interval TTGAGAAGCTTTTGCGTGCGCTCATCAAACATCATCATGGTACGATCAGTATAAGCCAAATAAGCGGCCATGGTAATGGTTCCGAGTTTTGGTTGACCCCAGTTGGAACAGTCAAAAGCCTCGCGATCATTTTGTCTTATCACTTTATCAATGTACAACCTCACATCGTAATCAATCTCGTTATGGCTCGATCCAAAAGTACTATTGTTTAAGCTTAGTTTCTTCTTTTTGAGTGCCTGTTTCGATTTACTGTATCGTTGATAAAACGCTTCGGTGCTAAGGATCCGATCCTCTTCATCGGTAAGAATTTCTTCTAATTCTGAGTCCAGCTTTTCAACATCCAACAGTCGGAAAAGAACATCAAGAATACGGAGAAACTGCTGTATATTTTGTTCGGTTTGATTAGCAAATGAACTCCCATCTTGTGATCGTACACTAATGCGGCTAATTAAACCATTACCCAAATTAGTTGCATCATCGTCTTCTTCATCAGTATCGAGTAAATCGTACATTACATCACTCAAAATATTGGTAAGATGATTATTAATATCAGCCTGGTAATTAAGCGGACTGGTCGAATAAGTAAGCTTTGTGTAAAATTTACGAGCATGTTGTTTTGCAATGGGTACTAACTCAGTTTGGGTAATTTGGTCTAAATCATGGGCATCATCGCCTGTTTCAATGTATTTCCAGATTATTGCACCATTGGGTAGTGCTACAATAAATTCTTTTAAATCGCGAATGCCATCACCTTTGTAAATGTATTCATCATCCGAATCTGTTTCATCTCGCTCCTCTTGGTTACGTTGGCTATAAGCTACCAATGAACCGCTAACCGAAGCTGCTACTTTTTCTTGAAGATCATAGGCTTCGTTTTCGATGGTATCGGTAATAAATTCATCGTGTAAAAATTGATCGCTCTCATTATCCCCAAAATAATCGGAGCTCATATGAAAGAAAGTAGTATAAAGCTCTACGACAGGCTCTTTTTCTGTTGCATCATCTTCGGCAGAGTATAATAACATTGGCGCCTGCTCAAAGCGATCGATAACAGCTTGCTGAAACCAATCGTATTCGTCTGGGTTTTGTTTTAGATAATCGCCCAAAGGCAGGTTTTCGTCCGTGTTAACTAAGTAATGATGGCCCTCGCCGTACATACAATAACGAAAATAACCATTATCGCACCAGATAAAGGCTTTGATTAAATCGCGTGTCCATCCATGTTGCTTAACCAATGAAAATAAATACGACTCGTACCCCACAGCATGTTCCAAATCCCAATAAGGGATAAAAAATTGTCCCAACAAATAAGTGTATTCAGGATAGGTACATGCCAACAGATACAAAGCTTCAATACCAAAAATGCGCATATCATGAATCCAAACGCTATCGGTATCGTTGTATCTGCGCATGGCTGCCACCATAGCTTGTGCTGTGCTGGCAATATCATCTTTTAATCCTTGATGCTCAAGTGCTATGGCAAAAAAGATGGGTTCGGAAATATAAATTTCATCGTTATCGGTAATTAATTCAGTAGTATAACAAGACTCGGGCCCCATTGAAAGAGCTTGTTTTAAAAGGAGGGTGTTTTGAGTGTCGCTGGTTTGCAAACGTCGAATTCCCGAGCTGGTTTCTATTTTAAATTCGATATTGAACATACCCATAAACTCTTTGGTAAAAGCTTTATCAGCATTTAAGTAATCTTGATATTGGGTTAATGCACTTTTTATAGACTCAGTACCACCTTGCTTAAATGTAATGAAGGTTGTTTTGTCGAATTGGCTCATGTAGTGTTGCGTTTTTCTTATTGTTGATGTTGTTTGATACTAATTAAAAGGAAAGGATTGGATAAAAGTGCAGGTTTATTTGGAGCGACAAAAGAAGATAAATTTTACCGAAAACTAAATTGAATTTGATATTCGTATAGTTTGACTTTATAAGTGCAAAATGTGTATAAAAGTGCAAATGTTTAAAGTAATTGATTCGTTTTGCAGAAGTCTTATACAGCAAGGGATTTAGGATGGTTGTCAGTTTGCGCAAATGCACAAACAATAACAACGCAATATTTAGCAACAAAGCTAAAAGAGATAAAAATAACATTGATTACTAATCATAATATATTCTTCATGCTATATTTGTAGATATTAAACTTAACCTAGTAAAATGAAGAAAATACGCACTCTAATTACGACTTTATTAATAGCTTTTAATTTATTTTCTCAAATAGAAAAAGGAAAGCTTCTTATTTCTATTGATGGAGATTATACTAAAACAGGTAAAAGCACCGGAACCTATAGTAATATACATTATACACAAGGTAAGTATTTAGAGCTAGGGGCATCGGCTAGTTATTTTTTAACGGATAGATGGATTGCCGGATTCGGGTTTGATTATCTTAGGGAAAAAGAGGAACGATCCAGTAGTTTGTTTATAAATAGCAGTGTTCTTCGTGAGACTACCACATTGAAAGATTATGTTCTATTGCCAAATGCTTTTATTGGTTACTATTACCCTATTACTAGTAAATTGTATTTTAATGTAAATTCAAGAATTAGCTACGGAAAGCTTAAAACAAAATATAATGGACAGAGCGTAAATGTATCTGATTTTATAGGGGATACATTCAATAATGAGCGTGTTCAAATACCCGTAAATGGTAATCGTTCTTACAATCAATCAGATAAACAAGATTATTTTGGAATAGATATTATTTCTGAGCTAACCTATTTTATAACACCAAAGTTTGGTCTTTATCTCGGATTAGGCGGAATATCATATTCTTTACTTGATTGGGAAACGGATAATTCCAGTTGCATGGTTAGTTTTAAACCTTCTAATTGGAACTTTGGTGTTAGATATCGTATTTAACCAAGCATACACATCCTTTATCAATAATGAGAAAAAATATCATTTCTCTTATTAGTTGTGTAGCCTTCTGCACTTGCGCAAATACCTAATTAACTCACAAATGCGATTTTGGCCTTGGAGGAGGAATATTATATGGCTCGTGGAGAATGCATATTGCTCTTAAATATTAATGTAACACAATTGATAATTTAAAATCCATTCATACACTTGTACCTGATTTAGAAAAGAAGAAGAAGCTCAACCACGTTGTAAGCTTAATATTTGTAGTTAGATAATTTAGTGTTAACCCAACCTTAAATTCTTAAAATATAATATATTCATCTAACACTAGTTTGTATATTAGTACTTGCTAAAATTCAATCGAAAAAACAAATGATGAATGATTATGAGATATTAAAGTTTTTAGGACTTGAGATAAAAGAACAACATCTAATATTTTATGATGATGACTCTAATGAAAACATCATTGAATTTAATGATATTGATGAAATATGGATTGAAGAAGCAAGTGAGCCGATAGAAAATAAAGTGAGATTCTGGCTGGAAAAGATTTTTGTTATTAGAAGCATTGGTAGTATTATCGACACAAAGACTAACACTCCAGATTACAGAAATATTTACGAGTTAGAGATACAACTCACTGATAAAAGAGTTCTTTCGAGAAAAATACAGGATGCTAATATTTTCGAATGTCAGGAACTGATCAAAGAGTTAAATAAAGCTATTAGGCCCATTATTTCATCAGATTACATACAAGCAAACAATGATAATTTAAAGTAGTATCCAAATAATTAAATCTATGATAACCCATTATATTTCATATAGCATTGCCATCACCTTCATCTCGTGGATAGTTGGAATGATGATAGGAAGCCTGTTAAAGAAAACGGATTACTTTAATAAACTATCTAATATGAATTTTATACCCAACGAAACCATAAACAACAGAATAGGCCTTGGAGTAATGAAATGGATAGTGACTCATACGTTTTTTAAGTTTTTCAACCCCATGAAAATGAAGAAAAAAATTGAGATTATCGATTTGTATCACTTACAAAAAGAAATGACAACAGCTGAGCTCAACCACCTGATTGCATTTGTGTTTGTACTTATCTTCGCTTTAATAAAATTGATAAATGGAGAGGTGTTGTTTTCCTTTATCTTTATAATCGTTAACATCATAATGAATTTATATCCGTCATTACTACAACAGCAAAACAAAAGACGGATTCATCGCTTGATAACAGTTTTTTCCAGAAAATCATTGAAATAAATCCATTCAACATTACCTCGAACAATGAATCAATTGCACTTGTAGTTAAATAAACCCATATGAAAAAGTTATTAGCATCCATCAGTGTACTTCTTGTTCCTGTTATAATACTTGCTCAAGACTTAGATTATGCCAAAAGCATTATCAAAAAGCTGGCATCTTCAGAATTTAAAGGTCGTGGGTATGTTGAAAATGGCAATGGGATTGCTGCTAAATTCATCAGCTCAGAATATGCTACGATAGGATTGGAAGCCTTCCAAAAAAATTACTTCCAGCCTTTTAAGATTGATGTTAATACCTTCCCAAATAATTTATTCTTCAAAGTGGATAAAGACTTGATGGAGCCAGGTAAAGACTATCTGATTGATCCCATGTCGCCTTCGGTTAAAGGCACATTTGATACCTATCTTATCAAAAAACAAGATTTACTGACTGAACAAAAGGTTAAAGAGGCTATACAGAATTCAAGAAACAAGTTGCTTGTCATCGACGAACGAGGTTACTCCTCAGACAATAAGGAAGAGATAAAAAAGATAAATGAGTTAATTAATTTCCTGAAATACAATCCACAGTTACCCACAGCAGGCACCATACTACTGACATCGGAAAAGTTAACCTGGAGTGTTTCTTCCATGCAGGCAAGCAAACCGATTCTGACACTTAAAAAAGATCAGGATTTTCAAATGGGTAACAAAGTGGAATTAAAAGTGGATGCTAAATTTATTAAGAACTATAAAACGCAAAATATTATTGGATACATAAGAGGACAGGAGGTACCGGACTCATTTTTAGTTGTAACCGCACACTACGATCATTTAGGAAAAATGGGCAAAAGTGTCTACATCCCTGGTGCCAATGATAATGCCAGTGGAGTGGCTATGCTGTTAAACCTAGCAAAGTATTTTAAAGAAAATCCTCCCAAATATTCAATGGCATTTATTTGCCTTGGGGCAGAAGAACTGGGCATACTGGGAGCCAAGTACTATACTGAGCATCCTCTGTTTGATTTAAGTGCAATAAAGTTTTTGGTGAATTTCGATTTAGCAGGTACCGGAGATGAAGGAATAAAAGTAGTAAATGCAACAGTTCATAAAGAAGCATTTGCTATGCTCAATGACCTGAACGACGCTAACAATTATCTGGCTTCAGTGCAATCCCGAGGCCCTGCCTGCAACAGCGATCACTGTATGTTTCACGAAAAACAGGTTCCTTGCTTTTATATCTATACCCTAGGTGGCATTCAGGCTTATCATGATATATATGACAGATACGAAACCTTACCTTTAACGGAATTTGAAGACTATTCAACGCTTATGATTGATTTCTTTAAAAGCTTTTGATTGCTATTTGATCGTACCTCTTGTAGAATGTGATAATCCAAACAACTATTAGATCTTTACTCATTTTGATTAATTATTTCTAATTTCACCACTTACCTACTTATTAGTTAACCTATGAAAAAAGCATATCTATTACTTATTGTTGGTTTATTATTACCCATTATTAGCAACGCACAGTCAGCCACCAAACTCTTTAACGGTAAAAATCTGGCTGGTTGGTACGCCTTTATTGAAAAGTCAGGGAGACATGATAACGCCGATGAGATCTTTCAGGTCAATCATAAAATGATTCGTTTATATGGTGATAAAGCTGGTTATCTGATGTCGGAGCCGTCCTTCAAAAACTTTCAACTCACACTTGAATTCAAATGGAATACCGACTCAACATTTACAAGAAAGAACAACAGTAAAAATAGTGGAATCATGTACCTTGTTCCAACTGATACACCAGATATGTTATGGCCAAAAGGCATACAGTTTCAGGTGAAGGAAGGTGCTACCGGTGATTTCATATTGCTCCATAATGTCACACTTCAAATAAATGGTAAAACTGAAGGTCCGGGTGCAAGCGTGGTAACCAA includes:
- a CDS encoding M28 family peptidase, which translates into the protein MKKLLASISVLLVPVIILAQDLDYAKSIIKKLASSEFKGRGYVENGNGIAAKFISSEYATIGLEAFQKNYFQPFKIDVNTFPNNLFFKVDKDLMEPGKDYLIDPMSPSVKGTFDTYLIKKQDLLTEQKVKEAIQNSRNKLLVIDERGYSSDNKEEIKKINELINFLKYNPQLPTAGTILLTSEKLTWSVSSMQASKPILTLKKDQDFQMGNKVELKVDAKFIKNYKTQNIIGYIRGQEVPDSFLVVTAHYDHLGKMGKSVYIPGANDNASGVAMLLNLAKYFKENPPKYSMAFICLGAEELGILGAKYYTEHPLFDLSAIKFLVNFDLAGTGDEGIKVVNATVHKEAFAMLNDLNDANNYLASVQSRGPACNSDHCMFHEKQVPCFYIYTLGGIQAYHDIYDRYETLPLTEFEDYSTLMIDFFKSF
- a CDS encoding DUF1080 domain-containing protein — protein: MKKAYLLLIVGLLLPIISNAQSATKLFNGKNLAGWYAFIEKSGRHDNADEIFQVNHKMIRLYGDKAGYLMSEPSFKNFQLTLEFKWNTDSTFTRKNNSKNSGIMYLVPTDTPDMLWPKGIQFQVKEGATGDFILLHNVTLQINGKTEGPGASVVTKRFTDATKAIGKWNKVVISVEDGKVTQHLNGQIVNEGVEASVNEGRVLLQYEGYPIDFRKIVIKEL